A genomic region of Bernardetia sp. ABR2-2B contains the following coding sequences:
- a CDS encoding IS4 family transposase, whose translation MAKAKYASSGKVTKLVSVLSSHLKGFHLARVQFIGLFVIAVIKVGLGGLIQIATAFERNVEYSSSLRRIERFLNYYELDFQAITNLIISLEGIEQWENIVLCLDRTNWKVGKEHINILLLSAAHKGVSIPLCWSVLSRTGNSATQQRIDLIEDFLNQFPNLSITALVADREFIGKKWFFYLATKKFDFVMRIKSNFKATRKGKTKSIVAWCRGLSISETYQLDGTFVVNEAEVYLSVSRTQKGYIYLASPVLLDNIFEIYKQRWEIETLFKALKSQGFNLENTKLTEPNKIAKLIALCSIAFVWCYKVGEWKHKKTKIRVCSNGYNEYSFFRYGLIEIKKILNNPMTSETKFDQKIKVLSME comes from the coding sequence ATGGCGAAAGCAAAGTATGCTTCTAGTGGTAAAGTTACAAAATTAGTTAGTGTTTTATCTTCTCATTTAAAAGGGTTTCATTTAGCCCGAGTTCAATTTATAGGTCTTTTTGTAATAGCTGTTATAAAGGTAGGTCTAGGAGGTTTAATTCAAATTGCAACTGCGTTTGAAAGGAATGTAGAATACAGTTCTTCTTTACGTCGTATAGAACGCTTTTTAAATTATTATGAGCTTGATTTTCAAGCAATTACTAATTTGATTATTTCCTTAGAAGGCATTGAACAATGGGAAAATATCGTACTGTGTTTGGATAGAACGAATTGGAAAGTTGGAAAAGAGCATATTAATATTTTGCTTCTCTCAGCAGCTCATAAAGGGGTATCTATTCCTCTTTGTTGGTCTGTACTTTCGAGGACAGGAAATTCAGCTACTCAACAACGAATTGATTTGATAGAAGATTTCTTAAATCAATTTCCTAATTTATCTATTACTGCTCTTGTAGCAGATAGAGAGTTTATAGGTAAAAAATGGTTTTTCTATTTAGCTACAAAAAAATTTGATTTTGTAATGCGTATAAAATCTAACTTTAAAGCTACTAGAAAAGGGAAAACAAAGTCTATTGTAGCATGGTGTAGAGGGCTTTCGATTTCAGAAACCTATCAACTAGATGGAACATTTGTAGTCAATGAAGCAGAGGTATATTTATCTGTAAGTCGAACACAAAAAGGATATATTTATTTAGCATCACCTGTTTTATTGGATAATATTTTTGAAATTTATAAACAACGTTGGGAAATCGAAACGTTGTTTAAAGCACTAAAATCACAAGGTTTTAACTTAGAAAATACAAAATTAACAGAACCAAATAAAATAGCTAAATTAATTGCTTTGTGTTCCATTGCCTTTGTTTGGTGTTACAAAGTAGGAGAATGGAAACATAAAAAAACAAAAATAAGAGTCTGTTCAAATGGATATAATGAATACTCTTTTTTCAGATATGGATTAATAGAAATTAAAAAAATACTCAATAATCCAATGACTAGTGAAACTAAATTTGATCAAAAAATTAAAGTTTTGTCAATGGAGTAA
- a CDS encoding phosphodiester glycosidase family protein: MKKRILLSTILALLLLTSFIIYQKVKIDTVSTYEVIQDDENYKIDETRLLIYELNPKEQQLDFYWKDKTGKNYKNFGVLKKSLQRQSKELVFATNGGMFKRDLSPQGLFIDNGITRFELDTVQKGYGNFYMQPNGIFYLTKDNKAIVSTTHEFLKTNDKQNIKYATQSGPMLLIDGNIHSKFRKGSSNLNIRNGVGILPNGNILFAMSKEEINFYDLATFFKQKGCKNALYLDGFVSKVYLPSQNWQQTDGVFGVIIAEIK; this comes from the coding sequence ATGAAAAAACGAATATTGCTTTCAACTATTTTGGCTCTTCTTCTTCTTACAAGTTTTATCATTTACCAAAAAGTAAAAATTGATACAGTTTCTACATATGAGGTAATACAAGATGATGAAAATTATAAAATAGACGAAACTAGATTACTGATTTATGAACTCAATCCAAAAGAACAACAGCTAGATTTTTATTGGAAAGATAAAACAGGAAAGAACTATAAAAACTTTGGTGTTCTAAAAAAATCACTTCAAAGACAAAGTAAAGAATTAGTTTTTGCCACGAATGGAGGAATGTTTAAAAGAGATTTATCGCCACAAGGATTATTTATTGATAATGGAATTACTCGCTTTGAATTGGATACTGTTCAAAAAGGCTATGGTAATTTTTATATGCAGCCCAACGGAATTTTTTATTTGACAAAAGATAATAAAGCTATTGTTTCTACTACACATGAATTTCTCAAAACAAATGATAAACAAAATATAAAATATGCTACTCAGTCAGGACCAATGCTTTTGATTGATGGAAATATTCATTCAAAATTTAGAAAAGGCTCATCAAATCTCAACATCAGAAATGGTGTAGGAATATTACCAAATGGAAATATACTCTTTGCAATGTCAAAAGAAGAAATTAATTTTTATGATTTGGCTACTTTTTTCAAACAAAAAGGCTGTAAAAATGCTCTTTATTTAGATGGCTTTGTTTCCAAAGTCTATTTACCTTCCCAAAACTGGCAACAAACAGATGGAGTTTTTGGGGTAATTATAGCAGAAATTAAATAA
- a CDS encoding ATP-binding protein has protein sequence MSKSVSYSFLFIALASLLAGLGFRYFLVNTKDYNEYTQEVRKKVDKELEVAEKELTELEEAVIQNYKKLDFSLITSNTGKYPIYIFRNSELLFWTDNTYLLSYDQLKNNYSEYTLETPKGLFLIKQKLIVTKYDNMTGVVLIPLSSEYKIYNQFLTSGVNPKLFATSDISLQLNPEGSSYRVYGTGSNLLFALVFPLDYSWQSSQNYAVLFFMLIACVFVFLQARVSMLHFLKEGQVWYAFFVLVATFLGIRFFMLFLNLPNSIFPTILFNARYYASSWVAPSLGDLFLNVICIFIISSFLFVHFSELSHMRSIGSRKRKQFGIVIAIALSFAIAFYHFLNIRNLYIHSPQISLDFTRELDFSLLKIIALFIAILTATTYFLLVHILVRFIEWLHVEGRKLILLVALGVLVGWVVSVIYAFSIRANLSDAWIALIHTVYILIVIFVELPRSERSFTYQIFIYIFLGAITTSIMSSYIIYCFEQTRERTAKENFADQLLLENDLQGEFLLNDVVESLPFDPIIKNRLMTSFTTKDIISRKIRKFYLDYYFDKYDIKVHLFNGNGMPYDNTMTFDEMYSRYAQPIYSTEYEEIFLVHDLSTNTKRYFAFSEISRSGVKIGKIVIELQLKKIVSNSVYPNLLSDNPYSNYNHWGGRNAWSYSIFENATPVYSQGNFVYSKEFLSNFDSVTTFSTSSYKHFFIKGSNDKSVIISSVNYPLKSVLTNFSMQFICIVLMMLLLLAVYRLYFRQQPFAFNLTGRIQLYLNLAFFLPTILLSILIVSILNSENKNQTIETYFQKAENVAQNFSTKLSDYVVYKDITKDELLESLQEIARLTQTEINVFDRDGVLLASSQPTIYDNGLVSSLINPKAMARLIEQKQSKTILSESIGRLNYNSAYVVVKSPATGEIVGVVDVPFFESQRYADEQILEVVSTILNVFTGIFLLLVVLSFFASRDLTKPLSLVTSRLKRITLSGDNKPLDYKSDDEIGLLVGEYNKMLVKLEESRAALAASEKESAWREMAKQVAHEIKNPLTPMKLTLQHLQRVLANEESPAERSIKSLLTQVDTLSDIATSFSAFAKMPIPKTERFDVSMVLQETLILYKNDGSVRLDAILDQGEFFVNGDSKLMGRILTNLILNGIQAVQEKDPHINVVLERTNQKSPKTIVIYIRDNGKGIDEETAKKLFIPNFTTKSTGSGIGLSVAKRGIEHAGGRIWFETEPYFGTTFFIELPLVE, from the coding sequence ATGTCAAAATCTGTTTCGTATTCTTTTCTATTCATTGCCTTGGCTTCTCTATTGGCAGGGCTTGGCTTTCGATATTTTTTAGTAAATACGAAGGATTATAATGAATACACACAAGAAGTTCGAAAAAAAGTAGATAAAGAACTAGAAGTAGCAGAAAAAGAACTCACAGAACTAGAGGAAGCTGTCATTCAGAATTATAAAAAGCTAGACTTCTCACTCATTACTTCTAATACAGGGAAATATCCCATTTATATTTTTAGAAATAGTGAACTTCTTTTTTGGACAGATAATACCTACTTATTATCGTATGACCAACTCAAAAATAATTATTCAGAATATACACTTGAAACACCAAAAGGTCTGTTTTTGATAAAACAAAAGCTCATCGTTACCAAATACGATAATATGACAGGAGTCGTTTTGATTCCTTTATCCTCTGAATACAAAATTTATAATCAATTTCTGACTTCAGGAGTCAATCCAAAGCTTTTTGCTACTTCGGATATTAGCCTTCAACTCAATCCAGAAGGATCTTCGTATCGGGTTTATGGAACGGGAAGTAATTTGCTCTTTGCGCTTGTTTTTCCATTAGATTATAGTTGGCAGTCCTCTCAAAACTATGCTGTACTCTTTTTTATGCTTATTGCGTGTGTTTTTGTGTTCTTACAGGCAAGAGTTTCGATGCTTCATTTTTTGAAAGAAGGGCAAGTTTGGTATGCTTTTTTTGTTTTGGTAGCTACCTTTTTAGGGATTCGTTTTTTTATGCTTTTTCTGAATTTACCTAACAGTATATTTCCTACCATTCTTTTCAATGCTCGTTATTATGCTTCTTCTTGGGTTGCTCCTTCGCTTGGCGATTTATTTCTGAATGTGATTTGTATTTTTATCATAAGTAGTTTTTTGTTTGTGCATTTTAGCGAACTCTCTCATATGAGAAGCATTGGCAGCCGAAAACGCAAACAATTTGGTATTGTGATAGCGATTGCACTTTCTTTTGCCATTGCTTTTTATCACTTTCTAAATATTCGAAATTTATATATTCACTCTCCCCAAATTTCTTTAGATTTTACTAGAGAATTAGATTTTTCACTCCTCAAAATAATAGCTCTTTTTATAGCAATTTTGACGGCTACCACTTATTTTTTACTTGTTCATATCTTAGTTCGTTTTATAGAATGGCTACATGTAGAAGGTAGAAAATTGATTTTATTGGTCGCTTTAGGTGTTTTGGTAGGTTGGGTTGTTAGTGTCATTTATGCTTTTAGTATTCGTGCAAATCTTTCCGATGCTTGGATTGCACTTATCCATACAGTTTATATATTGATAGTTATTTTTGTAGAATTGCCTCGTTCGGAGCGTTCTTTTACCTATCAAATATTTATTTATATATTCTTGGGAGCAATCACTACTTCGATTATGAGTAGTTATATTATCTATTGTTTTGAGCAAACGAGAGAGAGAACAGCAAAGGAAAACTTTGCTGACCAGCTTTTATTAGAAAATGATTTGCAAGGAGAGTTTTTATTGAATGATGTTGTCGAATCACTCCCATTTGACCCAATCATTAAGAATAGATTAATGACTTCTTTTACTACGAAGGATATTATCTCACGAAAAATAAGGAAGTTTTATTTGGATTATTATTTTGATAAATACGATATAAAAGTTCATTTATTTAATGGAAATGGAATGCCTTATGACAATACAATGACTTTTGATGAGATGTATTCTAGGTATGCACAACCTATCTATTCAACAGAATATGAAGAGATTTTTTTGGTTCACGACCTATCCACAAACACAAAACGCTATTTTGCCTTTAGTGAAATTAGTAGAAGTGGTGTCAAGATTGGCAAAATTGTAATAGAATTACAACTCAAAAAAATAGTTTCGAATAGTGTGTATCCCAACCTTTTATCAGATAATCCTTATTCAAATTATAACCATTGGGGAGGAAGAAATGCTTGGAGTTATTCAATTTTTGAGAATGCAACACCTGTTTATTCACAAGGGAATTTTGTCTATTCTAAAGAATTTTTAAGCAATTTTGATTCTGTAACTACATTTTCCACCTCATCTTACAAACACTTTTTTATAAAAGGAAGCAACGACAAATCAGTTATTATTTCTTCGGTAAATTATCCCTTAAAGTCCGTCTTGACTAATTTTTCAATGCAATTTATTTGTATTGTCTTGATGATGCTTTTGCTTTTGGCAGTTTATCGTCTTTATTTTAGACAACAGCCTTTTGCTTTTAACCTAACTGGAAGGATTCAGCTTTATCTTAATTTAGCCTTTTTCTTACCAACAATTCTCTTGAGTATCTTGATTGTAAGTATTTTGAATTCGGAAAATAAGAATCAAACTATCGAAACTTACTTTCAAAAAGCTGAAAATGTTGCTCAAAATTTCTCTACAAAACTTAGTGATTATGTAGTTTATAAGGACATTACAAAAGACGAATTATTAGAATCTCTTCAAGAAATTGCTCGTCTGACTCAAACAGAAATCAATGTTTTTGATAGAGATGGTGTACTTTTGGCATCTTCTCAACCAACTATTTATGATAATGGATTAGTGTCTTCTCTTATAAACCCTAAGGCGATGGCACGTTTGATAGAACAAAAACAAAGCAAGACAATACTTAGTGAATCTATCGGAAGGCTAAATTATAATTCGGCATATGTAGTCGTAAAATCTCCTGCAACTGGCGAAATTGTGGGAGTAGTAGATGTTCCCTTTTTCGAATCCCAACGTTATGCTGATGAACAAATTTTGGAAGTTGTTTCGACGATACTAAACGTTTTTACAGGAATATTTTTGCTCTTGGTGGTGCTTTCCTTTTTCGCTTCTCGGGATTTGACAAAACCGTTGAGTCTTGTTACTTCTCGTCTGAAAAGAATTACGCTAAGTGGAGACAACAAACCGTTAGATTATAAATCTGACGATGAAATTGGCCTTTTGGTAGGAGAATATAATAAAATGCTTGTCAAGTTGGAAGAAAGTAGGGCTGCACTTGCTGCTAGTGAAAAGGAATCAGCGTGGAGGGAAATGGCAAAACAAGTAGCTCACGAAATAAAAAATCCTCTTACACCAATGAAACTAACATTGCAACATTTGCAACGAGTTTTGGCAAACGAAGAATCTCCTGCCGAGCGTTCTATCAAAAGTTTGCTTACACAGGTAGATACATTGAGTGATATTGCAACTTCATTTTCTGCTTTTGCAAAGATGCCAATTCCAAAAACAGAGCGTTTTGATGTTTCGATGGTGCTTCAAGAAACTTTGATTTTATATAAGAATGACGGAAGTGTTCGTCTGGATGCAATTCTTGACCAAGGAGAGTTTTTTGTAAATGGAGATTCGAAACTTATGGGAAGAATCCTTACAAATCTTATTCTGAATGGCATACAAGCCGTACAAGAAAAAGACCCACATATTAATGTTGTCTTAGAAAGAACAAATCAAAAATCGCCAAAAACGATAGTTATTTATATTCGTGATAATGGAAAAGGAATTGATGAAGAAACAGCAAAAAAACTCTTCATTCCTAACTTTACGACTAAATCAACAGGTTCTGGAATTGGTCTTTCAGTTGCCAAGCGTGGAATAGAACATGCAGGAGGAAGAATTTGGTTTGAAACAGAACCGTATTTCGGAACTACCTTTTTTATTGAATTGCCTTTGGTGGAGTAG